Below is a window of Cytophaga hutchinsonii ATCC 33406 DNA.
CCGGCCACAGATCACGCGCTTCAAATACATAGGGAACAGAGCGTTTGCGTTTTATCCAATAAGCAATAAACCCAACAGTTAACGGCGTTGATGTTGCATAACACAAATCAACATCCATTTCCTTGCGGCTTATTTTTAACGCACCTAGAATGAATGTTAAAAAAGAAAAGCTTCTCCGTAAAAAACCAAACGAATTGTCATAAACAACGGGCAAATAATGTATGGTGATACCATCAATGATTTTAGTAACGGCAGCAGGATAATTGTGCGCTGTAATGAGCACTACGTTATGGCCGGCATCTGCCATTGCCTTTGCAATATGCCAGGAGCGGAGCGGGCCTCCTTCCGCAGGCGTATTAAAGTACTGATGAAAATAGAGTATTTTCATCAGAATTCTTTTTCATACCAATGCATCAATAAAAGTACTGACCACAATTCAGAAGAACAGTCGCGCTTACTGCCCAAATGCCAGTCAACAAGATTTTTGATGGTTTGATAAGGGACCCATTCATAGATCGGGTGATTTTTATTAGTCAGCTTTTCAACAAAATTTTTATTAACCGGCAGCTTTAGCCAATAACCAAATGGCATTCCAAAACCTTCTTTCGGACGGTTTAAAAAAGTTTCTCCTCCGTTACGCAACAGCACTTCTTTAAGAATCCACTTCCGTCCGTTCTTTAATAAGACAGAAGGGTCTAAACTTTCTACAAACCTTCGTAGTTCCTGGTCCAGGTAAGGGACACGCGCTTCAATAGAAGAACGCATGGTCATCTTATCTGTTAATGCAAGGATGTCCGAGATCAGATATTTGGTCCGGTCGTTCCGCAAGCAGTAATACAAATAGTAAGAAAGGTCTTCATACGACTTATCATCAACCTCTATAGAAGTATTTTTTTCAATGAAATATTCTGAAGACGAAAAATTGTGACACGTTTTGATTGGATCAACATCCATCATGCCCGTGAATTTATTCCAAAGCCTGAATACTTTTTTAAGCGAATGGTTGCCGCCATCCGGCAAAATGTTGTAGGTGCTTTTAATAAGGGTTATCGCAAGATTTTTATGCAGCAGATTATTCAGGTAACTTTTATATGCACTGTGTCTGTTATACCCAGCAAAGAGCTCGTCTGCACCTGCACCATTCAATGCAACACGCACATGCTGTCCGGCTTCTTTAGATAAGATGTGTGTTAAAAATAATGCTGAATCACCAATAGGCTGATCAATCATGGATACAAATGCAGGAAGATCCTGAAGCATTTCTGCATGAACAGAAACTTCGTGGTGGTCTGAATTATACAACTTAGAAGCTAAACGCGCAAATTCAAAATCACGTGTGCCAAATGCTTGTTCCCTTGAACTGTTAGCAATGGTGAATGTAGGAAAATTTAAATGCCCGAGTTTGCGGATTTTTGAAAGCAGAAGTGTTGAATCTATGCCGCCGCTTAGGTACAAACCAACAGGCACATCGGCCACAAGATGATGTTTAACAGCATTTTCAATAAGCTGATCACAGGTTTCTATCAGCTGCTGGTTGGTAAGTGTATTGGGTTTAATTACTGAAGGTGACTCAAAGCGTTTGATCTTAAAATCATATTCATCGATTTTAATGAATGTTGCTTCATTCAGTTCAAAAATATTTTTATAAAAGGTAAACGGCTTCGGTACATATTTAAACTGTAAATAATGGCTTACCTGATTCGAATTAAATTCTTTTTTTACTAAACCGCTGGCAAGAATCCCTTTGATCTCAGAAGATGCAATAAAATAATCATCATCGTTGTAATAGTACAAAGGTTTAATGCCGCTCGGATCACGGGCAATTATAAGTGCATGCTGCTGCCGGTCATAAAAGGCAAAGGCAAACATGCCATTTAATTCAGGCAGACCAGATAAACCATGAACAATCATCCAGTTTAACAGAACTTCTGTATCCGATTCTGTTTGCCATTCCATAGCAGGCAACTGCTGCTTTAATTCTTTGTAATTATATATCGCACCGTTAAAGGTTAACGAATAACGCTTATCAATTGAATTATACGGTTGATTGGAAAGTGTATTCCGATCAATAATTTTCAATCGGTTATTGCCAATAAAGATTTGTTGTTGTTTAAATTGAAAGGATACAAAATCAGAGTGGTCAGGACCTCGATATAATATTGCCTGATTCATGGATTGAATCTCGCGGCTTGTTAAAACGCCTTTCTTGTCAATTATGATGTTAATTCCACACAAAGCAGTAACAAATAGAATTTGAATTTAAGTTACAATTATTTATTTCATAATGGTAAGAATTTCAAAATCTTAATATGAAAAACGGATCTGCCGGAATCAGATATTTTGAGGGAACATTCATTAAAAACAATCTAAATTTCAAAAATTGAAGCAATAAATAGCTATTTTGGCATCAGAATTGAATATTGGATCATGTTTTTAAAAATGATTAAAACGTTAAACGAACAAATACCCCCATGTTAAAGAAAATTACAATTTTATCAGTAGCAATTTTATCTATATTTTCAGGATTTGCGCAAAAAGCGGATTGGGAAAAAGTTGATGTTACCTACACACGACTACCGCTTAAGCCGGTATCTCCAATGGCAAAAAAATACAGCTTAGAGATCAATATGGATAGCGATGGTATTGCCAAAAACAGAATTGAAACACGTGATGCACTGGTAAAAAGTGTAACCAACACAAATGCATTATTGGTAAAACAAGGGAAAACTCCTCAGCCGTACCCGGATGATTATGACTACTATCCGGCAGACAGAACGCCAACGTCTATAAAGACAGCTTTGAAAATTGATGGTTGCCAGGAAGTACAGTCAGCGGCGGAATTCTCTATTAAGCTGAATGTTTCAGGCTTTGATTTTACAGGCAATAAAGTTGTTTCAAGCAACCAGTCCACCAGTACAGGAACAGTAAAAGTGTATGGATATGAAGTTGGTTACGTTTATAAAGTAACGTATCAGGTATATGATGCCGCAGGAACGCTTGTAAGAGAAGAAGTATTAGGTGGCACAGACAAACCAAGAACTAAAAAAACAAAAACATTTCCAACAGAAGCAGAACTTGAAAGCTGGTGGACGTACACAGACGAAGCTAAAGCGTTTAAAGCAACCTGTGATAATGATGCGTACAGCAATGCAATCTCTGTAAGCAAAAATCAATTAAACAGCGAGTTTGGATATTCAGTAAAAACAGTAAAATTTGATGTTGCTACAGCAAAAGATGCAGCCGTATACGGCGATATTATTTCTGCTTATACAGAGGCATCTATGGGTTACAATTATTTGTCTACAGACAAAGCAAAAGCAAAAGACTATCTATTGAAAGCTGTTGCGATCTGGGAGAAGGCATTAAAGGAATCTAACTTAACAGATAAAAAAGCCCGTATCAATGAAAATATAACCAATGCGTTACATGTAAATTTAGCAGCGGCGTATTGTTTCTTAGAAGACTGGCCTCAAAGCAATCACAATCTTGTTAAATTAAAATCTGCTGACCTGGGCGGCGGTTTAAAAAACAAACTGGAAGATGCGGAAGCGTTTAAAAAGGACTATGAGGCACGCGTAAAAGCAAACATTGTTGAATAACGTTCAACCCATAAAATTAAATAACTAAAGAAGGCTGCTCCATGAGCAGCCTTCTTTAGTTTACAAGTTTCTTTTTATTTTTCGAATACCACATGCAGATCTCTGTAACAGGGCAGACCTCACATTTGGGTGTACGTGCCAGACATGTGTAGCGCCCGTGTAGTATTAACCAGTGATGTGCTTTGTGTACGAGCGCAGTAGGGATGTATTTCATGAGCTGTTTTTCTACCGCCAGCGGTGTGGTTGCTGTTTGAGGCACCAGGCCTATCCTGCGTGAAACACGGTATACATGTGTGTCAACAGCCATGGTAGGCTGCTGCCAGATAACACTGGCAATGACATTAGCTGTTTTACGGCCTACACCAGGCAGTTTTACAAGGTCTTCAACGGTATCAGGTACTTCACCATTAAAATCTTTCATCAACATCTGAGCCATACCTACCAGGTGTTTTGCTTTATTGTTCGGATAGGAAATGCTGCGGATATAATGAAACACTTCGTCTGAAGTGGCTTTGGCTAAAGAAGCTGCGTCGGGGTAGCGGTTAAAAAGTGCAGGCGTTGTAAGGTTTACACGCTTGTCTGTACATTGGGCACTTAAACTCACCGCAACCAGGAGCTCGTATGGATTTGAATATACGAGCTCTGTTTCTGGTTCGGGTGAATGGGTAGAGAAATAATCTAAGAATTTTTCAAATCGTTCTTTGCGTTGCATAACTTTCGTTTACTGTTGCAAAGAAAGCGATTTTGAATAGATTAAGATACGGTTAATGATATTCTCTGAAGGTTCAAGGGTAGATTTTTTAATGTGACCTTTCGTTTTTGTATAACTTTTATACAATTTTTGAAACGCGGTGTCAACAAGTAAAAGCTCTTCCATCTGAGAACGCTCTTCAGTACTTACTTCATCATAAACAAATCGAATAACATCATTTTGGGTAAACGTTTTTATCATACACAATCGGCTTTGGTTGCTTTGTCAGCTCCTTGCGGAGGTTGATTAAAGCGTATCGCATCCTTCCGAGTGCCGTATTAATACTAACACCTGTAGAGTCCGCAATTTCCTGAAAACTCATGTCCGAAAAGTGTCTCATTAAAACAACTTCACGCTGGCTTTCAGGTAGTTTGTGGATCAAAGAACGGATTAACGCTTCATTCTCACCTTTTATCTGTATAGATTCCGTAGAATCTTCAGAAAAGTTAAGTGAGTTGAATATATTCATTCCTTCATCCATAACGATTGTTGGATATCTTTTATTACGTCTGAAATAATCAATGGCTAAATTATGCGCGATACGGACGACCCAAGGTAAAAATTTGCCCTCGTCGTTGTACTGGCCACCTTTCATTTTATGAATGACCTTAATAAACACATCCTGCAAAAGATCTTCTGCCAGGTAGCGATCTTTCACAATTAAATAAATAGTAGAGTAAACTTTTGATTTGTGCCTTTTTATGAGTTCTGCAAAAGCCTCTTCGTTACCTTGGATATATTGTGAAACCAATGTGGAATCACTAATAGCTGCGTTTTTCATATCCGTATTATGTTTAGTTAACGTAGAGGTCTATCTCATAGGGTATTGTTTAAGGTTAAACGTTTAGGCACGTATAAATTATTTTTAAATATATAGGCAAATTTCTGTATTTGCAACTATATATACGTACTCGGTGCAAAAAGTAAGCCTAAAACTAAAAAAATAATTAATATTTTTTGTGTTGGTTTTTATAGAGCATGAAAATGTCGCGATACATACACTTTTATAAATATGAACGGAAAAAGATCTTTTAAGGTTCTAACAAATGACACGTTTAACAACAACGTATTAGATTAAAATTGACTGTGATATTTGAATAAAAAAGCGGAACTTTAAAAATGCAGCTTATTCCCGCGCATTTAGCAAAGGGAATAATAACAGGTAGTTTATGAAAGGAACAAACGTGGCAAAAAAAGAATACGCGCTCGATATAGAATCATTAGACCCAAAGCAATTCATCATCATTAAAGGTGCACGCGTGCACAATCTAAAAAATATTGATGTTGCCATCCCCAGAAATAAACTGGTCGTTATTACCGGCCTTTCAGGCTCAGGAAAATCTTCCCTAGCCTTTGATACGCTTTTTGCAGAAGGTCAGCGTATGTATGTTGAAAGCTTAAGTTCCTATGCGCGCCAGTTCCTGGGCAGAATGGAAAAGCCGGAAGTTGATTACATCAAAGGTGTGTCGCCGGCTATTGCCATTGAACAAAAGGTAAATTCCCGTAACCCCCGCTCTACGGTAGGTACCACAACAGAGATCTATGATTATCTGAAATTATTATTCGCGCGCGTGGGCCATACAATCTCACCTATTAGCGGTAATGAAGTGAAAAAAAATTCTGTGACTGATGTCGTCGACTGGATTTTTAACCACGCAGAAGGTACACGTTTTATGGTGCTGGCGCCATTCAAAGCAAAACACGACAGGAAATCATTTGAAGAGCTGCAGGTTCTTTTACAGAAAGGATTTACGCGTTTATACCTGAATGACGAAGTAATACACATTGAAGAGCTGATAGAAAAAGGAGCGAAAGCCTTACCTGCAAAAGCAGATGCATGGATTTTAATTGACCGGAATTCGGTAAATAAAACCGAAGAAGATGCAGCGTTCAGGGTTTCCGATTCTGTACAGACCGCATTTTATGAAGGAGACGGAGATTGCAGAATCATTGTACCTGAAAAAGAAACACTGGATTTTTGTGATCGCTTCGAAGCAGATGGTATTACATTTGAAGAACCTTCCGCAAACTTTTTCAGCTTTAACAATCCATTCGGTGCCTGTAAAACGTGCGAAGGTTTCGGCCATGTACTGGGCATTGATGAAGACCTTGTTATTCCCGACAAATCGTTATCGGTATATGAAGGTGCAATAGCACCATGGCGCGGAGATAAAATGAGTGAATGGTTAAAGCCATTGATCAAAAGCGGAATAAAATTTGATTTTCCGATTCATAGAGCTATACAAGATCTTTCACCTGAACAGCGTCAATTGCTCTGGGATGGAAATAAATATTTTGAAGGCTTGCACGCATTTTTTGCGTATTTAGAAACACAGACATATAAAATCCAATACCGCGTAATGCTTTCGCGTTTCAGAGGCCGTACAAGCTGCCCCGACTGCCGTGGCACACGTCTGCGTAAGGATGCATCGTATGTAAAGGTTGCAAAGAAATCTATTACAGATATTGTATTAATGCCTGTTACAGAAGCGTTGCAATTTTTCTCTGATCTGAAACTTCAAAAAGGAGAAGAAAAAATTGCAGAACGTTTATTAAAAGAAATCACAAACCGCTTATCCTATTTAGAAAAAGTAGGATTGGGTTATTTAACCTTAAACCGCTTAACGGCATCTCTTTCCGGAGGTGAATTCCAGCGTATCAAGCTGGCAACATCACTTGGCAGTGCTCTTGTCGGATCTATGTATGTATTGGATGAGCCAAGTATTGGTTTGCACCCGCGTGATACAGGCAAGCTCATCGAAGTATTGAAAATGCTTCGCGATATGGGCAACACGGTTATTGTAGTTGAACACGAAGAAGAAGTAATGCGTGCCGCGGACCAGATCATTGATATTGGCCCCGATGCTGGTATTCACGGCGGAAAGCTGATGTTCCAGGGTGTGATTGACGACATGTTAACACACAGCGGATCATACACGACAGATTATTTAACTAACCGCTCTTCTATTGAAGTACCCAAACACAGGAGAAAATGGAATTCATTTATTGAAATAAAAGGGGCACGCGAAAATAATTTAAAGAATATTAATGTGAAGTTTCCTTTACACACATTTACTGTTGTGACAGGCGTAAGTGGTTCAGGAAAATCAACCTTGGTGAAGAAAATTTTATTTCCGTCTTTACAAAAACTCTTCGGGTTCTCCGGTGAATTTACAGGTAAGTTCGACCGTATGGATGGCGATATCCGTGAGGTTACACAGATTGAATTTGTAGATCAGAATCCGATCGGCAAATCTTCCCGTTCAAATCCGGTAACCTATGTGAAAGCCTATGATCTGATCCGGAACTTATATGCGGAGCAAGGTTTGTCGAAATCGCGTGCCTATAAACCAGGCCACTTCTCGTTTAACGTTGAAGGCGGCAGATGTGAAATGTGCCAGGGAGAAGGCATCGTAACGGTTGAAATGCAATTCATGGCAGACGTACATCTGACCTGTGAAGCGTGTAACGGGAAACGTTTTAAACAGGAAATTTTAGAAGTAAAATACAACGACAAAAGCATTTCAGACATTTTAGATATGACGATTGAAGAAAGTTTAACCTTCTTCAAAGACAAACCTAAACTGATTGAAAAACTGCAGCCCTTATCAGACGTGGGTTTAGGTTATGTACACTTAGGACAATCTTCCAGTTCCCTATCGGGCGGAGAAGCACAACGTGTAAAACTTGCTTCTTTCCTTGGCAAATCACCGGAAGAAAACAACGAACATATACTGTTCCTGTTTGATGAGCCCACAACAGGATTGCATTTCCATGACATCCGTAAATTACTGGATTCCATTCAGGCATTGGTGAATAAAGGAAATTCTGTGATTGTGATCGAACACAATATGGAAATGATCAAATGTGCTGACTGGATCATTGACATTGGCCCCGAAGGCGGTAACGGCGGCGGTGACGTAATATTTGAAGGCACACCCGAAGAGATGATTAAGTGCAAAAAAGGATATACCGCAAAATACCTGCGGGAAAAATTAAAATAAATGAAATGTACACGTAGGGGCGAGGCTTGCCCTCGCCCTGTTCAAAATGCGAACACGTTTTAGAACAGAGCGCAGCATTCCAAACAGGATAAGTAAATTACAAAACAGGACAAGTACATTCCAAACAGGACGCGTACATTCCAAAACAGGACAGGCGCATTTTGAATAGGGCTTGCGCCCGCCCCAACAACAATGAAATGAAAATGAATTTTACAACCTTTATCATGCTGGCAATTGCCGGAATCGCTGTTGCCTTCCAGGCAGGCGTTAACGGCGCATTAGGAAAACAGATCGGTACGATTGAAGCGGCTTTTACGTCTTTCTTTACCGGTACCATTGTGCTTTTTATTACACTGCTGATTATGCGTAAGGGAGACATTTTCTTTTGGAAAGAATTGCCCTGGTGGCAGCTTACGGGTGGCTTGCTTGGCGCGTTTTATGTTATGACAAGCGTGCTGCTTGTACCTAAAATTGGCATAGGTAGTGTGTTACTGATTTTAATTATTGCACAGCTTTCAACAAGTGCACTCATCGATCATTTTGGTGTCTTTACAGGTGTTCCCATACAGATTGGGTGGAGAAAACTATGCGCGATGGTACTGATGTTTCTGGCGTTGTATTTATTTTATAAAAAGTAATCTATTCCGAACGAGTAATTTAATTAAATAATGAGAACCGTTAGGTATATTTTTTTGAGTTCAATTGTATTTATCTATAGCAGTTGTAATTCAGAATCGGAAAGGGATTATAGCAAAGATGTAAAAGAAGATTGCATTCCATTTTTTACTTTCGATGCTGTAGAACATTATTATGTTGAAATTGATTCTAAAGGATTTTCCTATACAGAAAAAAAGAAGGATTTATCTGATATTGAACAAAATCAGCTAAATGTAATGTATGAAGACACATCCAAAACGCTTGCTGATACTATTTTATATCAGCAATTAGAACAGAAAAATTTTATTAAGACGAATCTTTCTTCTCATAAGTTTGATACAATCAATAACATATTTTGCAGCAGAAGTCTTGACACATGTCTTTTCACTACATGTATTCCGATCTATAGAGATATTTTGATTTTTAAAAATAAAAATAAAACAATAGGAATCGCTAAAATATGTTTCCATTGTAAAAAGAGTTTAATAATTGGTGTGTCAGATAGAGCGACATCTTTGTGCTTAAAGGATGGATATGAGTATTTTGATGATTATACAAAGTTAAAGGAAGTCCTTTATTCAAAATAATATTGCATCAAATTTTACTGCTCCAATGCTGCCAAATCAGCTTTCCCAACTGCATTAAGGATAATCCAATAAAAATAAAACCGACAATTTTATTCAGCACTTTTTCCGTAAATAATTTCGGTGTATTTCCATAGAACCATTTTTTACAGTAATACGCATAAATAAACAACATTACCAGGCTGCCTGCACATACGCCTACTACAAAGGTTGTCATGAATAGGAGCTCTTCTTTTAACCAGCCGGTGCTTATAAAATAGGTACTGTAACCCAGCCAGAAAGTTATTTGTGTTGGGTTAATAATGCCTATAAATAATCCCTGGACAAAATCTGTTGAACCCTTTGGCTGTTGCTCGTTCGGTGTCGGTTCAACATGTTTTTTTGTAAGGAACATGTAAGCCAGCAGCAAAAAAACGGGTACAGCAATAAGTTCTATGATATCGCTAATGGCTTTGTTGGCCAGAAAATACCTTGAAAAAATAACAGCAAAGAAACAATAGAAAAACTCTATCAATACTGCACCGCATGCAAACGTCATGGCTTTACGCAGACCGGTTGATGTAGCCCGCTTGATTGCGAGTAAATTAAATGTTGAAGGAGGAATTGTACCAATGAAGCTTATAATAAAGCCAAGAAAAAAGTGGTTGATAAGCAGCATCGTTCTATATAATACTACCAGTCTCCGCCTGCACCGCCACCTCCGAATCCGCCGCCGCCAAAACCTCCGAATCCACCACCGCTGCTGCCACTACCAAAGCCACCGCCGTAACTTCGTCCTCTGTACCCACTACCTATAGCACCTCCGAGTAAGCCGCCAAGCAGGCCACCGCCGCCACTGCCGTAACCTCCATTGTTTCCACCGCGATTGCTGCCGCTATTATTGTTACGGTTTAAAAAGGAAACCAGAATTATAACACCAATGATAAATAAAAGCACATATGCAGGTTTGATACGGTTTGCGTTTGCAGCAACAGGGTCTGCAGTATATTCATTTTTTGAATAACGCATAATGGCATCAATGGTAAAATTTATACCATTAAAATAATTGCTGCGCTTAAACTGCGGAATTAATTCGGCCTGAATGATACGTTTGCAGCGTGCATCAGGCAATACGCCTTCCATTCCGTAACCGGTTGCAATGAATGCTTTTCTGTTTTCTTTTGAAATGAGCAATAATACGCCATTGTCTTTTTTATCCTTTCCAATACCCCATAAGGCACCCAATTGAAAAGCATACTCTGCAATATCATAATCACCCAGATTGGTGATTATAACGACAGAAATTTCAATGGAAGTAGAATCATTGAACGTATTTACTTTGCGTTCCAGTTCAGCTACTTCAGCAGGGCTAAGCATACCTGCAAAATCATTGATCAGCTTTGGTGGATTAGGAACAGGAGGGAAATCGGATGGTTTGCCAATAGCTATAAAGCAAAAGAGCGAACACAGCAGAAGAAGTAAATTACGATTCATTTAATTCTTATTAAAAGAGATTTCATTCGAAAGCTCATTTATGTCATTATTAGAATAAGGAAAATGCTCACTAAGCTTAGAGCCGGCTTTTTCTATGCCGGCGCACAAGCCCTTGGCATAAGCACCCGTTTTGAAATGTTCCAGAACAAGTTCTTTAACAGAATCCCAGAAGCCAGCCGGAACCTTTGTATTGATGCCGGCGTCCCCAAGAATAGCGAACTTTCTGTCTTTAATAGAAAGATAGAAAAGTACGCCGTTCTTAAGTTCTGTTTTATGCATACCAAGCTGTGCAAACACATCGGCAGCCCGGTCCAGCACATCATAGGCACATTGATTTTCAACGTGAAGCCGGATTTCTCCGGAGGTCTGCTTCTCTGCTTTATGAATGGAATCATTAATAGCAGCCTTTTCTTCTGAATTGAAAAAGTTGATTGGCATAATAGATATTAGAATTTCACGTCAACAGGTTTGTCTGCACCTGCTTCAGATTTGAAATAACCTTTTTTCTCGAAGCCTGACATGCCGGCAATGATGTTGTTCGGGAAAGTGCGGATGGTTACGTTATACGTTTGTACAGCTTCGTTGAAATTTTTTCTGGCAACCGCTATTCTGTTTTCTGTACCGCTTAATTCAGCACGTAAATCATTGAAACCTTCATTCGCTTTTAAGTCCGGATAGTTTTCTGTTACAGACAACAATTTGCTTAAGGCAGAAGTTAACTGGCCTTGTGCCTGCTGATACTTTTCAATGTTTTCTTCTGTCAGTTGATCTGCTTTAACAACAACCTGTGTTGCAGAAGCACGTGCTTCAACAACTTTAGTTAACGTTTCCTGTTCGTATTTTGCATATCCTTTTACTGTTTCAACCAGGTTGCCTATAAGGTCATTGCGGCGTTGGTATTGTACGTCAACCTGTGCCCATGCGCCATCAACAGCTTCTTGTTTTTCGATCATGGTATTGTAACCACAAGAACTGAATAGAGAAAGAATAAGTAAGTAGAACGGGATTTTTAAAAAACGTTTCATTGATTCTATTGATAAAGTTTTGATAAAGATATAAAGGGATCCAACAAGTAAAACTTGTCTTGATTAAAAATACTGTATCTGAAGCTAAAAACATAACATTCAAGCCTCTAATTTATTTCTTATTTGAATTCATATGCTCCGGCATCAGGAGTACTGTCACGATTTCCAGCTGCAATATCATCCGGCACACCAACACCCGTGCAGAGGTCGATGGCAGAAGAGCCTGCCGTAAGTGAAAAGTCAAAAGCAGATGGTTTGGAAAAAAGCGGATTGCTTGTTATAACATTTGTATTGGTGCCCATATAGGCAGACCGCCAGATACAGGACTGCAGGCTTAGGGAAGGTGTGTTGTTTGCAGTGACCTCATTGGATTTATCTCCCCACAAGATTGAGTTCAATACGTACATTTTTAAGGAACCCATGTTGCTGCCAAGCACAAGATTCGTTTCTTCCCTGAAAAATCCGGAAGAATAATTGGCAAAGGTACAATGCTTCCAGACTCCACAGCCTGCCGTATGTTTGAGTAATGCTTTCGGGCAATCACTTAAAACCAGATTACTTCCGGCCAGATCAACCTCCTGTGCATCAATTAAGCGGACACTTGCATGAAGTAAAAACGTATGGTCTAACGATAATTCGGCAATTGTATCTGCATCAATCACAGGAAAGAGTTTGATTGCAGTAGAGCTGTTGCGTATTGTTGCCCAGGAAATAACATTACCTGAACTGCTGGACTGGAAGATTAGTCCGCCCCATTGTCCGCGGTCATCTTGGGCAGTTTTGCTTAGTTTATCGGAAGCAAACAGCAGCGGCTCTGAAGAAGATCCCTGCGCGATAAGTGTTCCACGCACGTTGAGTGCGGCTGCAGTGTGAAAATAGATTTTGCATCCGGGCTGTATGGTTAAGGTACAACCGGTGTTAACCTGTAAGGTGTCGTA
It encodes the following:
- the asnB gene encoding asparagine synthase (glutamine-hydrolyzing), producing MCGINIIIDKKGVLTSREIQSMNQAILYRGPDHSDFVSFQFKQQQIFIGNNRLKIIDRNTLSNQPYNSIDKRYSLTFNGAIYNYKELKQQLPAMEWQTESDTEVLLNWMIVHGLSGLPELNGMFAFAFYDRQQHALIIARDPSGIKPLYYYNDDDYFIASSEIKGILASGLVKKEFNSNQVSHYLQFKYVPKPFTFYKNIFELNEATFIKIDEYDFKIKRFESPSVIKPNTLTNQQLIETCDQLIENAVKHHLVADVPVGLYLSGGIDSTLLLSKIRKLGHLNFPTFTIANSSREQAFGTRDFEFARLASKLYNSDHHEVSVHAEMLQDLPAFVSMIDQPIGDSALFLTHILSKEAGQHVRVALNGAGADELFAGYNRHSAYKSYLNNLLHKNLAITLIKSTYNILPDGGNHSLKKVFRLWNKFTGMMDVDPIKTCHNFSSSEYFIEKNTSIEVDDKSYEDLSYYLYYCLRNDRTKYLISDILALTDKMTMRSSIEARVPYLDQELRRFVESLDPSVLLKNGRKWILKEVLLRNGGETFLNRPKEGFGMPFGYWLKLPVNKNFVEKLTNKNHPIYEWVPYQTIKNLVDWHLGSKRDCSSELWSVLLLMHWYEKEF
- the nth gene encoding endonuclease III, which codes for MQRKERFEKFLDYFSTHSPEPETELVYSNPYELLVAVSLSAQCTDKRVNLTTPALFNRYPDAASLAKATSDEVFHYIRSISYPNNKAKHLVGMAQMLMKDFNGEVPDTVEDLVKLPGVGRKTANVIASVIWQQPTMAVDTHVYRVSRRIGLVPQTATTPLAVEKQLMKYIPTALVHKAHHWLILHGRYTCLARTPKCEVCPVTEICMWYSKNKKKLVN
- a CDS encoding RNA polymerase sigma factor yields the protein MKNAAISDSTLVSQYIQGNEEAFAELIKRHKSKVYSTIYLIVKDRYLAEDLLQDVFIKVIHKMKGGQYNDEGKFLPWVVRIAHNLAIDYFRRNKRYPTIVMDEGMNIFNSLNFSEDSTESIQIKGENEALIRSLIHKLPESQREVVLMRHFSDMSFQEIADSTGVSINTALGRMRYALINLRKELTKQPKPIVYDKNVYPK
- the uvrA gene encoding excinuclease ABC subunit UvrA → MKGTNVAKKEYALDIESLDPKQFIIIKGARVHNLKNIDVAIPRNKLVVITGLSGSGKSSLAFDTLFAEGQRMYVESLSSYARQFLGRMEKPEVDYIKGVSPAIAIEQKVNSRNPRSTVGTTTEIYDYLKLLFARVGHTISPISGNEVKKNSVTDVVDWIFNHAEGTRFMVLAPFKAKHDRKSFEELQVLLQKGFTRLYLNDEVIHIEELIEKGAKALPAKADAWILIDRNSVNKTEEDAAFRVSDSVQTAFYEGDGDCRIIVPEKETLDFCDRFEADGITFEEPSANFFSFNNPFGACKTCEGFGHVLGIDEDLVIPDKSLSVYEGAIAPWRGDKMSEWLKPLIKSGIKFDFPIHRAIQDLSPEQRQLLWDGNKYFEGLHAFFAYLETQTYKIQYRVMLSRFRGRTSCPDCRGTRLRKDASYVKVAKKSITDIVLMPVTEALQFFSDLKLQKGEEKIAERLLKEITNRLSYLEKVGLGYLTLNRLTASLSGGEFQRIKLATSLGSALVGSMYVLDEPSIGLHPRDTGKLIEVLKMLRDMGNTVIVVEHEEEVMRAADQIIDIGPDAGIHGGKLMFQGVIDDMLTHSGSYTTDYLTNRSSIEVPKHRRKWNSFIEIKGARENNLKNINVKFPLHTFTVVTGVSGSGKSTLVKKILFPSLQKLFGFSGEFTGKFDRMDGDIREVTQIEFVDQNPIGKSSRSNPVTYVKAYDLIRNLYAEQGLSKSRAYKPGHFSFNVEGGRCEMCQGEGIVTVEMQFMADVHLTCEACNGKRFKQEILEVKYNDKSISDILDMTIEESLTFFKDKPKLIEKLQPLSDVGLGYVHLGQSSSSLSGGEAQRVKLASFLGKSPEENNEHILFLFDEPTTGLHFHDIRKLLDSIQALVNKGNSVIVIEHNMEMIKCADWIIDIGPEGGNGGGDVIFEGTPEEMIKCKKGYTAKYLREKLK
- a CDS encoding DMT family transporter — protein: MNFTTFIMLAIAGIAVAFQAGVNGALGKQIGTIEAAFTSFFTGTIVLFITLLIMRKGDIFFWKELPWWQLTGGLLGAFYVMTSVLLVPKIGIGSVLLILIIAQLSTSALIDHFGVFTGVPIQIGWRKLCAMVLMFLALYLFYKK
- a CDS encoding LysE family translocator codes for the protein MLLINHFFLGFIISFIGTIPPSTFNLLAIKRATSTGLRKAMTFACGAVLIEFFYCFFAVIFSRYFLANKAISDIIELIAVPVFLLLAYMFLTKKHVEPTPNEQQPKGSTDFVQGLFIGIINPTQITFWLGYSTYFISTGWLKEELLFMTTFVVGVCAGSLVMLFIYAYYCKKWFYGNTPKLFTEKVLNKIVGFIFIGLSLMQLGKLIWQHWSSKI
- a CDS encoding TPM domain-containing protein produces the protein MNRNLLLLLCSLFCFIAIGKPSDFPPVPNPPKLINDFAGMLSPAEVAELERKVNTFNDSTSIEISVVIITNLGDYDIAEYAFQLGALWGIGKDKKDNGVLLLISKENRKAFIATGYGMEGVLPDARCKRIIQAELIPQFKRSNYFNGINFTIDAIMRYSKNEYTADPVAANANRIKPAYVLLFIIGVIILVSFLNRNNNSGSNRGGNNGGYGSGGGGLLGGLLGGAIGSGYRGRSYGGGFGSGSSGGGFGGFGGGGFGGGGAGGDW